A region from the Melioribacter roseus P3M-2 genome encodes:
- a CDS encoding GIY-YIG nuclease family protein, producing MYYVYILKSVIRERYYIGHTADYEKRLKDHNRGKVRSTKPYVPWKIVYLEEFNSKSEAFKREMQIKSYKNGEAFRRLIEK from the coding sequence ATGTATTATGTTTACATACTAAAGAGTGTAATAAGGGAAAGATATTATATTGGTCATACTGCTGATTACGAAAAAAGATTGAAAGACCATAACCGAGGCAAAGTCAGATCGACTAAGCCTTATGTTCCTTGGAAGATTGTTTATTTGGAAGAATTTAACTCTAAATCGGAAGCTTTCAAGCGGGAAATGCAGATAAAAAGTTACAAAAACGGCGAAGCTTTTCGCAGATTGATTGAGAAATAA
- a CDS encoding TonB-dependent receptor, which yields MKNIIYLFILLVFFNLNLEAQNSGTLRGLIVDSTSSEALAYCNVYVKELGVGTATDSRGYFLIPSIPANRNFTLIISYIGYNTKEIKIKVFPNKITHYDIRLVPSDIELQTIEKVEKLVEESRTDISIRRILSRELEYLPKGVESDLFRSLKYLSGVQSTGDVSAKFYVRGGASNQNLILLDGVTLYNPFHALGLFSVIDPDVINNIEFYKGGFAANYGGRLSSVIDIKTNDGNKNRFGAKASASYLSAKLLLEGPLPHGSFYLSGRKSYSTEILKKFLDNQNIPADFYDLSFKLNYSNQDFIPGSKFIVNGFFSNDKIDNPDPTIEDFGWKNNLFGFRWFFVGDSPLFLELGLSISNFKGEALPQLSSLAKSSNEINDISMKMDLTYIFNSKDELGVGFHINQINTELFIENIVDEDTDIRADGADISLYTKYKFLRFDNFAVDAGLRFNLASVSQNKEKMFIEPRLNASYTFWNFLTFKGAWGLYQQSLTTVSDEDEIINIFEPWIIIPEYLPPAKAMHAIFGVEIGTGNFWKLGVESYYKTVDNLPVLNKNKIYASDRDLKAGEGESYGLEVNALISASFIDIKTSYTHAYAYKVIDGKRYYPRYDTRHNFNLMLDFNLGRNWHSSVIWVYSSGLPFTEILGYYDKLYLDNFFDSWNFRDPRRPYTLVGIQNLGRLPDYHRLDLNISKKFVFPFMNVYLDFNIVNLYDRANIFYFKKDTGERVNMLPFLPTFSVKVEL from the coding sequence ATGAAAAATATAATTTATCTTTTTATCCTGTTAGTATTTTTTAATCTTAATCTTGAAGCCCAAAATTCCGGTACTTTAAGAGGGCTGATTGTAGATTCAACAAGTTCGGAAGCGTTGGCTTATTGCAATGTATACGTGAAAGAATTGGGAGTCGGTACCGCAACGGATTCGAGAGGATATTTCCTTATTCCTTCCATACCCGCCAATCGGAATTTTACATTGATTATTTCTTATATCGGCTATAATACGAAGGAAATTAAAATAAAAGTTTTTCCGAATAAAATAACGCATTATGATATTCGGCTCGTCCCTTCCGACATTGAACTCCAAACAATCGAGAAAGTTGAAAAGTTAGTCGAGGAAAGCAGAACGGATATAAGCATCCGCAGGATTTTGAGCAGGGAACTGGAATATCTTCCCAAAGGCGTGGAATCCGATTTATTCAGGTCGCTTAAATATCTTTCCGGCGTTCAGTCGACCGGCGACGTATCGGCAAAATTTTACGTCAGGGGCGGGGCAAGCAATCAGAATCTTATATTGCTCGACGGAGTTACGTTATATAACCCTTTCCATGCGCTCGGTCTCTTCAGCGTGATTGACCCCGACGTAATAAATAACATCGAATTTTATAAAGGCGGATTCGCGGCAAATTACGGCGGACGTCTCTCTTCGGTTATCGATATAAAAACAAACGACGGTAATAAAAACAGATTCGGAGCTAAAGCCAGCGCGAGCTACTTGTCGGCTAAATTATTGCTCGAAGGTCCTTTGCCTCACGGCTCTTTTTATCTGAGCGGCAGAAAAAGTTATTCGACTGAAATCCTTAAAAAATTCCTCGACAATCAAAATATTCCGGCTGATTTCTACGATCTCTCTTTCAAACTGAATTATTCCAATCAGGATTTCATACCGGGCAGCAAATTTATCGTGAACGGATTTTTCAGCAACGACAAAATCGATAATCCTGACCCGACGATTGAAGATTTCGGCTGGAAAAACAATTTGTTCGGTTTCAGATGGTTCTTCGTGGGCGACAGCCCGCTCTTTCTCGAACTCGGTTTGTCGATCAGCAATTTCAAAGGCGAAGCGCTCCCTCAATTGAGTTCGCTTGCAAAATCGAGCAACGAGATAAACGATATATCGATGAAGATGGATTTGACTTACATATTCAATTCGAAAGACGAACTGGGCGTCGGTTTCCATATCAATCAGATTAATACGGAATTATTTATCGAAAATATAGTTGACGAGGATACCGATATCAGGGCGGACGGCGCCGACATTTCGCTTTACACAAAATATAAATTCTTGAGATTCGACAACTTTGCCGTGGACGCCGGACTTCGTTTTAATCTCGCTTCGGTCTCGCAAAATAAAGAGAAAATGTTCATTGAACCTAGATTAAACGCATCCTACACATTCTGGAATTTTTTGACTTTCAAAGGAGCTTGGGGACTCTATCAACAATCATTGACAACGGTTTCGGACGAAGACGAAATTATCAACATATTCGAACCGTGGATTATCATTCCCGAATATCTTCCGCCCGCGAAAGCAATGCATGCAATTTTCGGAGTCGAAATCGGAACGGGAAATTTTTGGAAGCTCGGAGTCGAATCGTACTATAAAACGGTCGATAACCTGCCGGTCTTGAATAAAAACAAAATTTACGCTTCCGACCGCGATTTAAAAGCCGGCGAGGGCGAATCCTACGGTCTGGAAGTCAACGCTTTGATCAGCGCGTCTTTTATCGACATAAAAACATCCTACACGCATGCGTACGCATACAAAGTTATCGACGGAAAAAGATACTATCCGCGTTACGATACCCGGCATAATTTTAATCTTATGCTGGATTTTAATTTAGGCCGTAATTGGCATTCGAGCGTTATCTGGGTTTATTCGTCGGGTCTGCCTTTTACTGAAATTCTCGGTTATTACGATAAACTGTATCTTGACAATTTCTTCGATTCCTGGAACTTCCGCGACCCGCGCAGACCTTATACGCTCGTCGGTATACAGAACCTCGGCAGATTGCCCGACTATCATCGTCTCGACCTGAATATTTCGAAGAAATTCGTTTTCCCGTTTATGAATGTATATCTCGATTTTAATATCGTTAATCTCTACGACAGAGCCAATATCTTTTATTTCAAAAAAGACACGGGCGAAAGAGTCAATATGCTCCCGTTCCTCCCCACATTCTCGGTTAAGGTGGAATTATGA
- the acs gene encoding acetate--CoA ligase, with protein sequence MLSGEVYYPSEEVIKNANVKNWDELNERAVKDYEGFWEEMAKELHWFEKWQKVLDDSDKPFYKWFTGAKTNIVYNCLDRHVKTFRRNKLALIWEGEDGQLRTMSYFALHREVCKFANVLKSMGVEKGDRVTIYMGRIPEIVIAMLAAARIGAIHSVVYGGFSVESLAERIEDSNSKVLITADGAFQRGKIVPLKQIADEALQRCGTVEHVLVVKRTDQEINMESGRDLWYHELMNLPIATQNCALEIMDAEDPLFILYTSGTTGKPKAILHTHGGYMVGVYTTLKFVFDIKEEDRYWCAADPGWITGHSYIVYGPLLNGTTSFMYEGAPNFPYPNRWWQMIEKYGINILYTAPTAIRGLMRFGESWVKRHDLSSLRLLGSVGEPINPEAWKWYYRVVGNEKCPIMDTWWQTETGMFMITPMPCVPLKPGSGSRPFPGIQMDILDEDGNPVKPNEEGYLVIKTPWPAMLRTVYKDPERYVNQYWSKYPGYYMTGDSARRDEDGYYWIIGRVDDVIKVSGYRLGTAEIESALVSHPAVAEAAAIGLPHEVKGNAIYTYVILKNGYEKSTALIEELRKHVAHEVGPIAKPESIEFVDSLPKTRSGKIMRRVLKARALGEDPGNISTMED encoded by the coding sequence ATGCTGTCCGGCGAAGTCTATTATCCGTCCGAAGAAGTAATCAAAAACGCAAACGTAAAAAACTGGGACGAATTGAACGAAAGAGCGGTAAAAGATTACGAAGGTTTCTGGGAAGAAATGGCAAAAGAACTTCATTGGTTTGAAAAATGGCAAAAGGTTCTGGACGATTCGGACAAACCTTTCTATAAATGGTTTACGGGAGCAAAGACGAACATTGTTTACAATTGTCTCGACCGGCACGTAAAAACATTCAGGCGAAACAAACTTGCGCTTATTTGGGAAGGAGAAGACGGACAGCTGCGAACAATGTCGTACTTTGCGCTACACCGTGAAGTCTGCAAGTTCGCCAATGTGCTGAAAAGCATGGGTGTGGAAAAAGGGGACAGAGTGACAATATACATGGGACGAATACCTGAAATTGTAATTGCTATGTTAGCCGCGGCGCGTATAGGAGCAATTCATTCGGTAGTTTACGGCGGATTCTCCGTCGAATCTCTGGCGGAAAGAATTGAAGACAGTAACTCTAAAGTGTTGATTACGGCCGACGGAGCGTTTCAAAGAGGAAAAATTGTGCCTTTGAAACAAATTGCCGACGAAGCTCTTCAACGATGCGGCACGGTGGAACATGTGCTTGTCGTAAAAAGAACGGATCAGGAAATAAATATGGAATCGGGCAGGGATTTGTGGTATCATGAATTGATGAATCTTCCAATTGCCACGCAAAACTGCGCGCTCGAAATCATGGACGCCGAGGATCCTTTGTTTATACTTTATACTTCGGGCACAACCGGCAAACCCAAAGCAATTCTTCACACGCACGGCGGCTATATGGTCGGCGTATACACAACTCTGAAATTTGTATTCGACATTAAAGAAGAAGACCGGTATTGGTGCGCGGCAGATCCGGGCTGGATTACCGGACACAGTTATATCGTCTACGGACCGCTTTTGAACGGGACGACTTCCTTTATGTACGAAGGAGCTCCGAATTTCCCTTATCCGAATCGATGGTGGCAGATGATTGAAAAATACGGCATTAATATTCTTTATACGGCTCCGACCGCAATCAGAGGTTTAATGAGATTCGGAGAATCGTGGGTTAAAAGACACGATTTGTCGTCGCTCCGTTTATTGGGCTCGGTCGGCGAACCGATTAATCCCGAAGCCTGGAAATGGTATTACAGAGTTGTCGGCAATGAAAAATGCCCCATTATGGATACGTGGTGGCAAACCGAAACAGGTATGTTTATGATAACGCCGATGCCGTGCGTTCCGCTTAAGCCGGGGTCCGGTTCAAGACCTTTTCCGGGAATTCAAATGGATATCCTCGACGAAGACGGCAATCCGGTAAAGCCGAACGAAGAAGGATATCTGGTAATTAAAACTCCCTGGCCTGCAATGCTGCGAACGGTTTATAAGGATCCCGAAAGATACGTAAATCAGTATTGGAGCAAATATCCCGGATATTATATGACAGGCGACAGCGCTCGGCGCGACGAAGACGGATATTACTGGATTATCGGAAGAGTGGACGACGTTATAAAAGTGTCGGGTTACCGATTGGGCACGGCTGAAATCGAAAGCGCGCTTGTTAGTCACCCCGCAGTCGCCGAAGCCGCGGCAATAGGACTGCCGCACGAAGTTAAAGGAAACGCAATTTATACATACGTAATTCTCAAGAACGGCTACGAAAAATCGACGGCTTTAATAGAAGAGTTAAGAAAACACGTCGCTCACGAAGTCGGTCCTATTGCAAAACCCGAGAGCATTGAATTTGTCGATTCGCTGCCCAAAACGAGGAGCGGTAAAATTATGCGCAGAGTTCTCAAAGCGCGGGCTCTGGGAGAAGACCCCGGAAATATTTCGACAATGGAAGATTAA
- a CDS encoding GIY-YIG nuclease family protein, with product MYYVYILKSEIRERYYIGHTADYEIRLKDHNRGKVRSTKPYVPWKIVYLEEFNSKSEAFKREMQIKSYKSGEAFRRLIEK from the coding sequence ATGTATTATGTTTACATACTAAAGAGTGAAATAAGGGAAAGATATTATATTGGACATACTGCTGATTACGAAATAAGATTGAAAGACCATAACCGAGGCAAAGTCAGATCGACTAAGCCTTATGTTCCTTGGAAGATTGTTTATTTGGAAGAATTTAACTCTAAATCGGAAGCTTTCAAGCGGGAAATGCAGATAAAAAGTTACAAAAGCGGCGAAGCTTTTCGCAGATTGATTGAGAAATAA
- a CDS encoding sensor histidine kinase — MEEELKLDPVEIRYYRLIRYLTDYIYSVKVEEGKAVKTYHGPGCAAVTGYSSEDYQKDPELWYRMVHPDDRPAVLKQAEDALAGKDVEPLEHRIIHRDGSIRWVKNSIVLSKDEYGNVIYYDGLINDITELKKAQELAESKQKQLIQADKMVALGTMVSGIAHEINNPNNFILLNAQFLKKAFDDILPVLKEYATDHDDYYVAGIPSEKAFVKITNALNGIIEGSTRIEKITNNLKEFAKKDSGRLDQSVDLNKAIEKAVMITSNLIKKSTAHFKVNYNSDMPFIKGNSQQIEQVMINLIANACQALPDKNRGIEVSLYRKDNYAAVEVKDEGTGIDEENIKFIFDPFFTTKRNSGGTGLGLYVSYNIIKNHGGDIIVDSNGNGTKFIILLPIN, encoded by the coding sequence ATGGAAGAAGAACTTAAATTAGACCCGGTTGAAATACGATATTACAGGCTGATAAGATATCTTACCGATTATATCTATTCTGTAAAAGTCGAAGAAGGCAAAGCCGTCAAAACGTATCACGGTCCCGGATGCGCGGCTGTAACCGGTTATTCTTCCGAAGATTATCAGAAGGATCCCGAACTCTGGTATCGGATGGTTCATCCGGACGACCGCCCTGCGGTTTTGAAACAAGCCGAAGACGCGCTGGCAGGCAAGGACGTAGAACCGCTAGAGCATCGTATTATTCACCGCGACGGCTCGATACGGTGGGTCAAAAACAGCATCGTTTTATCGAAAGACGAATACGGCAATGTTATCTATTACGACGGACTTATTAACGATATAACCGAATTGAAAAAGGCGCAGGAGCTTGCCGAATCAAAGCAAAAACAGTTGATTCAGGCGGACAAAATGGTCGCGCTCGGCACTATGGTAAGCGGAATCGCTCACGAAATAAATAATCCGAACAATTTTATCCTTCTGAACGCTCAGTTCCTTAAAAAAGCTTTCGATGATATTTTGCCCGTTCTGAAAGAATATGCTACCGACCATGACGATTATTATGTGGCGGGAATACCTTCGGAAAAAGCATTTGTAAAAATAACAAACGCGCTCAATGGAATTATCGAAGGTTCCACGCGAATCGAAAAAATTACGAACAACCTTAAAGAATTTGCAAAAAAAGATTCAGGACGATTAGACCAGTCTGTCGATTTGAATAAAGCAATTGAAAAAGCGGTTATGATTACTTCCAATCTTATCAAAAAATCGACGGCTCATTTTAAAGTGAATTACAATTCTGATATGCCGTTCATAAAAGGCAACTCTCAACAGATCGAGCAGGTGATGATAAACCTTATTGCCAATGCATGTCAGGCGCTGCCCGATAAAAACCGCGGCATTGAAGTATCGCTCTATCGGAAAGACAACTATGCCGCAGTTGAAGTTAAAGACGAAGGAACGGGCATTGACGAAGAAAACATAAAATTTATTTTCGATCCGTTTTTTACTACAAAAAGAAATTCGGGCGGAACCGGACTCGGACTTTATGTTTCTTATAACATTATCAAAAATCACGGCGGCGATATTATAGTCGACAGCAATGGGAACGGTACCAAATTTATTATTCTTCTGCCGATAAATTGA
- a CDS encoding TonB-dependent receptor, with amino-acid sequence MKGLFISFILLLNFVLQAQSYSLEGFVYDENNGEPLIGVNIYLQELKSGTTTDERGYFIFNNISQGSYTLRFSYIGHKSLTEKVDVPTEPLKIYLEDGTIDLNEVVITGNPFNTDPQELMQSSLSVANLDLQIKRSSNIGETLNFLPGISMRSNGKATARPVIRGFSNNRILILENGLRMGDLSNTSSDHAVSSDGAIPERIEIIRGPSSLMYGSNALGGVINIITEEIPDYIPDGLEGNLFAGNSFNNNEFNTSVDLHFGSNEFATHGNFTRRKAGDYTDGAGEKVNNTYIDFTGYQIGFAFIPDFSQTGLSYKNYDFNYGIPLHEHHHDEEEHESIGIKMRKEELKINLIGDLKGMFENISFKGGYQNYNHKEINRITNEVGSAFGLKSYVMDVSANHAPLFKNSDGVLGLWYQNQKYTVEGEEAFTPNADYNSMAFFVIEQFRISNTLLQTGLRYEYNSIEIPESELSGRLISPTERTFNTLSGSAGIILSITPEMSFYSNFATAFRAPTIEELASYAIHEATGTFDIGNLDLSAEKNIGLDLGLRYHSEQINSELNVYYNIIDDYIFKKPTGEFYNPAEMTFVNASGIPVYAYTQAKAIIYGYEFKAQFEISGHFSLTLMSDYTVGKNSETNEYLPLMPPLRFALEPRYSTDDFWIGSQFHLAADQKKVSPYETSTPGYGLINLYAGIKLITGRYIHIFSVKIDNLFDRAYREHLSAIKNYIFMPGREIKLNYRFLF; translated from the coding sequence ATGAAAGGGTTATTCATTTCTTTTATACTATTATTAAATTTTGTGCTGCAGGCTCAGTCATATTCGTTAGAAGGATTTGTTTACGACGAAAATAACGGCGAGCCATTAATTGGCGTAAACATCTACTTGCAGGAACTGAAATCAGGCACAACTACCGACGAAAGAGGTTATTTCATATTCAACAATATCAGCCAAGGCTCATACACTTTACGCTTCAGCTACATAGGGCATAAATCGTTAACCGAAAAAGTTGACGTCCCCACAGAGCCATTGAAAATATATCTCGAAGACGGTACAATCGACCTCAACGAAGTGGTAATTACCGGTAATCCGTTTAATACCGACCCGCAGGAACTAATGCAAAGTTCTTTAAGCGTGGCAAATCTGGATTTGCAGATAAAAAGGAGCTCCAATATTGGAGAGACCTTAAATTTTCTTCCCGGAATTTCGATGCGTTCCAACGGGAAAGCGACCGCCCGACCGGTTATCAGAGGCTTCAGCAACAATAGGATATTAATTCTGGAAAACGGATTGAGAATGGGCGATTTATCCAATACGTCGAGCGACCACGCTGTTTCGAGCGACGGCGCGATTCCCGAGAGGATAGAAATCATCAGGGGTCCGTCGAGTCTTATGTACGGCAGCAACGCTCTCGGAGGCGTAATCAATATAATTACCGAAGAGATACCGGACTACATACCCGACGGACTTGAAGGCAATCTGTTCGCAGGAAATTCTTTCAACAACAATGAATTCAATACAAGCGTCGATTTGCATTTCGGTTCGAATGAATTTGCCACCCACGGAAATTTTACCAGAAGAAAAGCCGGCGATTATACAGACGGCGCGGGTGAAAAAGTCAACAACACTTATATCGATTTTACCGGCTACCAAATCGGATTTGCTTTTATTCCCGATTTCAGTCAGACCGGTCTCAGCTATAAAAATTACGATTTCAATTACGGCATACCGTTACACGAACATCATCACGATGAAGAAGAACACGAAAGCATTGGTATTAAAATGCGCAAAGAGGAATTAAAAATAAATTTAATTGGCGACCTTAAGGGCATGTTCGAAAACATCTCCTTCAAAGGAGGATATCAGAATTACAATCACAAGGAAATAAACAGAATTACAAACGAGGTCGGCTCAGCTTTCGGATTAAAGTCATATGTAATGGATGTTTCCGCCAATCATGCGCCTCTTTTCAAAAATTCAGACGGCGTTTTAGGATTATGGTATCAAAACCAAAAATATACTGTTGAAGGCGAGGAAGCGTTCACGCCTAACGCCGATTATAACTCGATGGCGTTTTTCGTAATAGAACAGTTCAGAATCAGCAATACTCTACTTCAAACGGGTCTTCGTTACGAATACAATTCCATCGAAATACCGGAAAGCGAATTATCCGGAAGATTGATCTCTCCTACGGAAAGAACCTTCAATACACTCAGCGGCTCTGCAGGAATAATTCTAAGCATAACCCCCGAAATGTCGTTCTACTCTAATTTTGCTACGGCATTCCGCGCCCCGACCATTGAAGAATTAGCCTCCTATGCAATACACGAAGCAACGGGCACGTTCGATATAGGCAATCTGGACCTTAGCGCCGAAAAGAATATCGGACTCGATTTAGGCTTAAGATACCATTCCGAACAAATCAATTCGGAACTGAATGTTTATTATAACATTATTGACGATTATATTTTCAAAAAGCCGACGGGAGAATTTTATAATCCTGCGGAAATGACATTTGTCAACGCTTCGGGAATTCCGGTTTATGCATACACGCAAGCAAAGGCTATTATTTACGGTTACGAATTCAAAGCGCAGTTCGAAATCTCCGGTCATTTTTCGTTGACTCTAATGAGCGATTACACCGTAGGAAAAAATTCTGAGACAAACGAATATCTGCCCTTGATGCCGCCACTGCGGTTCGCTCTCGAGCCGAGATATTCGACGGACGATTTCTGGATCGGGAGCCAATTTCATCTGGCGGCGGATCAGAAAAAAGTAAGTCCCTATGAAACGAGTACGCCCGGTTACGGACTGATTAATTTATATGCAGGGATAAAATTAATAACCGGAAGGTACATTCATATTTTTTCTGTAAAAATCGATAATCTTTTCGACAGAGCATACCGGGAACATTTATCCGCGATAAAAAATTATATATTCATGCCCGGCAGGGAAATAAAATTAAATTACAGATTTTTATTTTAA
- a CDS encoding SIR2 family protein, giving the protein MKKIAFLFGSGLSIPAEMPSTSDITQNVLDGDNVMRHTDGNYYFGKPLYHHIGAADEYVPRVLLFLKRIKIEIDLYYWDLFHKETNYEDLYYVASQIYNSEMFIFDNPVVQPFIDKIIKEVKPILQGRPGEIRGNWELHELAHEAMNYISDIVWHHLSKEPKRLSYLNFLKDAYEDSNINRMFIFSLNHDLVIEEYFRTENISFIDGFGNPVKGVRYWNFNIFKNDEKLNIAKLHGSINWFKFSRGKYTPNEIGIPIHGNFWRTQDPNGVYRHPDNGRPMILVGTFNKILQYTYDIYFLLYYLFYNTLIDTNTIIISGYSFGDKGINTRLIEWMNSSSARKIIVIHPEVEKLKQPSSDGIYRNWDNWVNDNKLIIIEKRIEEISWDIISKNIN; this is encoded by the coding sequence GTGAAAAAAATTGCATTCTTATTTGGTTCTGGTTTATCTATTCCAGCAGAGATGCCTTCTACATCGGACATCACCCAAAATGTCCTAGATGGTGATAATGTTATGAGACATACTGATGGAAATTATTATTTTGGTAAACCACTTTACCATCACATAGGAGCAGCTGATGAATATGTCCCACGTGTATTGCTTTTCTTGAAAAGAATTAAGATAGAAATTGACTTATACTACTGGGATTTATTCCACAAAGAAACCAACTATGAGGATTTGTATTATGTCGCATCACAGATTTATAATAGTGAAATGTTCATTTTTGATAACCCTGTAGTCCAACCATTCATTGACAAAATAATCAAAGAAGTAAAACCTATATTGCAAGGGAGACCTGGAGAGATAAGGGGAAATTGGGAATTACATGAACTAGCGCATGAAGCAATGAATTATATTAGCGACATAGTATGGCATCATTTAAGTAAGGAACCAAAAAGATTAAGTTATTTGAATTTTCTGAAAGATGCTTACGAAGATTCCAATATAAATCGCATGTTTATTTTCTCTTTAAATCATGACTTGGTTATAGAAGAATATTTTAGAACAGAGAACATAAGTTTTATCGACGGATTTGGGAATCCAGTAAAAGGTGTTAGATATTGGAATTTTAATATTTTTAAAAATGATGAAAAATTGAACATTGCCAAATTACACGGTTCGATAAACTGGTTTAAATTCAGTCGGGGAAAATACACTCCTAATGAAATCGGAATACCTATTCATGGTAACTTTTGGAGAACTCAAGATCCAAACGGAGTTTATCGACATCCTGATAATGGACGTCCTATGATTTTAGTTGGCACGTTTAATAAAATTCTTCAATATACTTACGACATATACTTCCTACTATACTATTTATTTTATAATACGCTGATTGATACCAATACTATTATAATTTCCGGTTATAGCTTTGGGGATAAAGGGATTAATACAAGATTAATTGAATGGATGAATTCGAGTAGTGCGAGAAAGATCATTGTTATTCACCCAGAAGTTGAAAAACTTAAACAACCTTCTAGTGATGGTATTTATCGAAATTGGGATAACTGGGTTAATGACAATAAGTTGATAATAATTGAGAAGAGAATTGAAGAAATAAGTTGGGACATAATATCGAAAAATATTAATTGA
- a CDS encoding sigma-54-dependent transcriptional regulator — protein MGIADYPELPILLVDDEEQFLFSVETSLNTSGINNIVLQSDSTKVLEMLEKDEYSLIVLDINMPGITGLELLPKIKDRFPEIPVIILTALNDVESAVESIKSGAYNYIVKPVDTTRLVTTIKGALEFREVLSENRRLKDYLLKDKIENPEAFEEIITKNKSMRSIFKYIEAIANSPLPVLITGETGVGKELIAGAIHKVSSRNGELVAVNVAGLDDTLFSDTLFGHKKGAFTGAEQDRKGLIEQAEKGTLFLDEIGDLSIESQVKLLRLIQDGRYYPLGSDIPKQADVRIICATNLKIEDMKESPKFRKDLYYRLQTHHIHIPPLRERKDDIPLLIDHFLEKAAEKLNKKKPTPPKELYTLLSNYNFPGNIRELEGLIYDAVSIHRFGVLSLDSIRNKIFPDMKKDVSFEHTEEHADKIIFPENLPTLKEVEEALISEALKRADNNQTIAARLLGLSRRALNNRINRKK, from the coding sequence ATGGGAATAGCGGATTATCCGGAATTGCCGATATTGCTCGTAGACGACGAAGAACAATTTCTCTTCAGCGTCGAAACGTCTTTGAATACGAGCGGAATAAATAATATCGTACTGCAATCCGACAGTACAAAAGTTCTTGAAATGCTCGAGAAAGATGAATACTCTTTAATCGTACTCGATATAAATATGCCGGGAATTACGGGACTGGAGCTTTTGCCGAAAATTAAAGATCGATTTCCCGAAATACCGGTAATAATATTAACCGCATTAAACGATGTGGAAAGCGCGGTCGAAAGCATTAAGTCGGGCGCTTATAATTATATTGTTAAACCGGTCGACACCACGCGGCTGGTTACCACTATAAAAGGCGCTCTCGAGTTCCGGGAAGTGCTTTCCGAAAACCGTCGACTGAAAGATTATTTGCTGAAGGATAAAATCGAAAATCCCGAAGCTTTCGAAGAAATTATTACAAAAAACAAATCGATGCGATCGATCTTCAAATATATCGAAGCGATTGCAAATTCTCCTTTGCCCGTGCTGATTACGGGCGAAACAGGAGTCGGAAAAGAATTGATTGCCGGAGCAATTCATAAAGTCAGTTCCAGAAACGGAGAATTGGTCGCCGTCAACGTTGCGGGATTGGACGACACTTTGTTTTCCGACACTCTATTCGGACATAAGAAGGGAGCTTTTACAGGCGCGGAGCAGGACAGAAAAGGTTTGATTGAGCAAGCCGAAAAAGGGACACTGTTTCTCGACGAAATCGGCGATTTGAGCATCGAATCACAGGTTAAATTGTTGCGTCTCATTCAGGACGGCAGGTATTATCCGCTCGGTTCCGATATTCCGAAACAAGCCGACGTAAGGATTATATGCGCTACGAATCTGAAAATTGAAGATATGAAGGAGAGCCCCAAATTCAGAAAAGATCTTTACTACAGATTGCAAACTCATCATATTCATATTCCTCCGTTGAGAGAACGGAAGGACGATATCCCTCTGCTGATCGACCATTTCCTGGAAAAAGCCGCAGAAAAACTGAACAAGAAAAAACCGACTCCGCCGAAGGAACTCTATACGCTCCTTTCGAACTATAATTTCCCCGGAAACATAAGAGAGCTCGAAGGATTGATATACGATGCGGTCAGTATACACCGGTTCGGAGTCTTATCGCTCGATTCGATTCGAAATAAAATTTTTCCGGACATGAAGAAGGACGTTTCGTTTGAGCATACCGAAGAACACGCCGATAAAATTATATTTCCGGAAAACCTGCCTACGCTTAAAGAAGTAGAAGAAGCGTTGATCAGCGAAGCGCTTAAAAGAGCCGATAACAATCAGACGATTGCGGCAAGGCTGCTTGGTCTTAGCAGAAGAGCCCTCAACAACCGGATCAACAGAAAGAAATAA